A DNA window from Ctenopharyngodon idella isolate HZGC_01 chromosome 10, HZGC01, whole genome shotgun sequence contains the following coding sequences:
- the nrd1b gene encoding nardilysin b isoform X1: MPQTNKAKTSSGSACEVSAPETGEPPPARTEPRVSQPGTDGVGESDQSDPIIIKSPSDPKKYRYIELRNGLKALLISDLTQSESSKEPADEEQEDPSEEENGDTEGADEDGNDVNKCSEERKKNCRSEKQSAAALCISVGSFSDPADLPGLAHFLEHMVFMGSEKYPDENGFDAFLKKHGGSDNASTDCERTIFQFDVQKKYFKEALDRWAQFFICPLMSPDAVDREVEAVDSEYQMAQPLDSTRKEMLFGSLAKASHPMSKFFWGNAQTLKNEPREKNINTYERLREFWRRYYSAHYMTLAVQSRETLDTLEEWVREIFINIPNNGQPRADFSDLQDPFDTPDFNKLYRVVPVRKIHALTISWALPPQGKHYRVKPLHYISWLIGHEGAGSVLSLLRKKCWAMGLFAGNSETGFDQNTTYSIFSVSITLSDEGFQNFFQVIHTVFQYLKMLQSIGPQQRIYEEIQKIEANEFHYQEQTETIEFVANICENMQLFPKEDFLCGDQLMIEYNPEVIAAPLTLLTPMTANILLMSPKHDGLCPLKEKWFGTQYSIEDIPQDYRDLWAGDFPLNPDLHLPAENKFIATDFTLKTSGCPDSDFPVKIIDNERGCLWFRKDNKFKIPKAYARFQLLTPFIQESPKNLVLFDLFVNILAHNLAEPAYDADVAQLEYKLIPGDHGLFIRLKGFNHKLPLLLNLIVDHLADFSTTPEVFSMFIEQLKKTYYIILIKPDRLGKDVRLQILEHYRWSVMQKYEAIMADLSVADLMDFANHFKAELYIEGLIQGNLTSAESKEFLQYFIDKLQYKPPPAAPPVLFRVVELPQTHHLCKVQSLNRADANSEVTVYYQTGLKNLREHTLMELLVMHMEEPCFDFLRTKETLGYQVYPICRNTSGVLGFSVTVETQATKFSTDFVEGKIEAFLVSFGEKMINLSDEAFQTQVSALIKLKECEDMQLGDEVDRNWFEVVTQQYVFERINKEIEVLKEVTKEELVSFFMEHRHANSRKLSIHVVGFGEKEKETHGDDQSCSASETQDAETKTSSYGNVSKLIFLPASPVLAKATVITDIRTFTSSLSLHPYHKIPPVD, from the exons ATGCCCCAAACAAATAAGGCTAAAACTTCCAGTGGATCTGCCTGTGAAGTGTCCGCTCCAGAAACCGGAGAACCTCCGCCAGCTCGAACAGAACCACGAGTCTCCCAGCCTGGAACTGACGGTGTCGGAGAGTCTGATCAAAGTGACCCGATAATAATCAAATCACCAAGCGACCCGAAAAAATACAG GTACATTGAGCTGAGGAATGGACTCAAAGCACTGCTCATATCAGACCTCACCCAATCAGAGAGTAGCAAAGAGCCAGCTGACGAAGAACAGGAAGATCCCAGTGAGGAAGAGAATGGTGACACTGAGGGTGCTGATGAGGACGGGAATGACGTGAATAAATGCAGTGAAGAGAGGAAGAAGAATTGCCGTTCAGAGAAGCAG TCCGCAGCTGCGCTCTGTATCAGCGTGGGAAGCTTCAGTGACCCTGCGGATCTACCTGGTCTCGCCCATTTCCTCGAACACA TGGTCTTCATGGGCAGTGAGAAGTACCCGGACGAAAATGGCTTTGATGCTTTCCTGAAAAAACACGGAGGAAGTGACAACGCTTCCACGGACTGCGAGCGGACCATCTTCCAATTTGATGTTCAGAAGAAATACTTCAAAGAAGCACTGGATCG ATGGGCACAGTTTTTCATCTGCCCCCTGATGAGTCCTGATGCAGTTGACAGGGAGGTGGAAGCCGTAGACAGCG AGTACCAGATGGCCCAACCATTAGACTCTACCCGCAAAGAGATGCTGTTTGGAAGTCTAGCAAAAGCCAGTCATCCGATGAGCAAGTTCTTCTGGG GAAATGCTCAAACACTAAAAAACGAACCCAGAGAGAAGAATATCAACACTTATGAGCGTCTGAGAGAGTTCTGGAGGAGGTATTACTCTGCACATTACATGACGCTCGCTGTGCAGTCCAGAG AGACACTTGATACCCTGGAAGAATGGGTGCGAGAGATCTTTATTAATATCCCAAACAA tGGCCAGCCACGGGCGGATTTTTCAGACCTTCAGGATCCATTTGATACCCCAGATTTCAACAAGCTTTACCGAG TGGTGCCAGTGAGAAAGATTCATGCGCTCACCATCAGCTGGGCTCTTCCACCTCAGGGCAAACATTACAG AGTGAAACCGCTGCATTACATTTCCTGGCTGATTGGTCATGAAGGAGCTGGAAGTGTGCTGTCTTTACTCAGAAAGAA ATGCTGGGCTATGGGTCTGTTTGCAGGAAACAGTGAGACGGGTTTCGATCAGAACACCACCTACTCTATCTTCAGCGTTTCAATCACCCTGAGCGACGAGGGCTTCCAGAACTTCTTCCAG GTCATTCATACAGTCTTCCAGTATCTGAAGATGCTTCAGTCCATTGGACCTCAGCAGAG GATCTATGAGGAAATCCAAAAGATTGAAGCCAATGAGTTTCACTATCAGGAGCAG ACGGAAACAATTGAGTTTGTGGCGAACATTTGTGAGAACATGCAACTTTTCCCCAAAGAGGACTTCCTGTGTGGAGACCAGCTTATGATTGAATACAACCCAGAG GTCATCGCAGCTCCTTTGACACTCTTGACCCCAATGACAGCCAACATATTACTGATGTCACCCAAACATGATGGTCTCTGTCCGCTAAAGGAGAAGTGGTTTGGGACGCAGTACAGTATTGAAG ATATTCCACAAGATTACCGTGACCTATGGGCTGGAGATTTCCCGCTGAACCCTGACCTTCACCTCCCAGCTGAGAACAAGTTTATAG CCACGGATTTCACCCTCAAAACATCAGGCTGCCCTGACTCGGATTTCCCAGTCAAAATAATCGACAACGAGAGAGGCTGCCTTTGGTTCAGAAAGGACAACAAGTTTAAGATACCCAAAG CTTACGCACGCTTCCAGCTGCTCACTCCATTCATACAGGAGTCTCCTAAAAA TCTGGTCCTCTTTGATCTTTTCGTGAATATTCTGGCTCATAATCTGGCGGAGCCGGCATACGATGCTGATGTGGCTCAGCTGGAGTATAAGTTGATTCCTGGAGACCACGGCCTGTTCATCAGACTCAAAGGATTCAACCACAAACTGCCT TTGCTTCTGAACCTGATCGTAGACCATCTGGCTGACTTCAGCACCACTCCAGAAGTGTTTAGTATGTTCATTGAGCAGCTGAAGAAAACCTATTACATCATCCTTATTAAGCCAGATCGACTTGGAAA AGATGTTCGACTGCAGATCCTGGAGCACTATCGCTGGTCTGTGATGCAGAAGTATGAAGCCATTATGGCGGACCTCAGTGTGGCTGATCTCATGGACTTTGCAAATCACTTCAAGGCCGAGTTATACATAGAAGGACTCATACAAGGAAACTTAACAAGCGCC GAATCCAAGGAATTTCTGCAGTATTTTATAGA CAAACTCCAGTATAAACCTCCTCCAGCTGCACCTCCTGTCCTGTTTAGAGTGGTGGAGTTACCACAGACGCACCACTTATGTAAAGTCCAGTCCCTCAACAGAGCAGACGCTAACTCAGAAGTCACAGTATATTATCAG acaggACTGAAGAACTTGCGAGAACATACACTGATGGAGCTGCTTGTG ATGCACATGGAAGAACCTTGCTTTGATTTCCTGAGGACAAAGGAAACTCTAGG GTATCAGGTGTATCCCATCTGCAGAAACACCTCCGGTGTCCTTGGCTTTTCAGTGACTGTCGAGACTCAGGCGACCAAGTTCAG CACTGACTTTGTGGAAGGTAAAATTGAAGCTTTTCTAGTCAGCTTTGGGGAGAAGATGATTAACTTATCGGACGAGGCTTTTCAAACTCAAGTGAGCGCTCTGATCAAACTGAAGGAGTGTGAAGACATGCAACTCGGGGACGAAGTGGACAGGAACTGGTTTGAAGTGGTCACGCAGCAGTATGTTTTTGAGAGGATCAATAAAGAA ATTGAAGTCCTGAAAGAGGTCACCAAAGAGGAACTGGTATCTTTTTTCATGGAGCACAGGCACGCAAACAGTAGAAAACTAAGTATACAt GTGGTTGGATTcggagagaaagagaaggaaaCCCACGGAGATGATCAATCCTGTTCTGCCTCAGAGACTCAGGATGCAGAAACAAAGACTTCCTCATATGGGAACGTGTCGAAGCTGATCTTCCTCCCTGCTTCACCCGTCCTCGCCAAAGCCACCGTGATAACAGACATCCGCACATTCACGTCTTCCCTCAGTCTACACCCCTATCATAAAATTCCTCCAGTAGACTGA
- the nrd1b gene encoding nardilysin b isoform X2 — protein MGSEKYPDENGFDAFLKKHGGSDNASTDCERTIFQFDVQKKYFKEALDRWAQFFICPLMSPDAVDREVEAVDSEYQMAQPLDSTRKEMLFGSLAKASHPMSKFFWGNAQTLKNEPREKNINTYERLREFWRRYYSAHYMTLAVQSRETLDTLEEWVREIFINIPNNGQPRADFSDLQDPFDTPDFNKLYRVVPVRKIHALTISWALPPQGKHYRVKPLHYISWLIGHEGAGSVLSLLRKKCWAMGLFAGNSETGFDQNTTYSIFSVSITLSDEGFQNFFQVIHTVFQYLKMLQSIGPQQRIYEEIQKIEANEFHYQEQTETIEFVANICENMQLFPKEDFLCGDQLMIEYNPEVIAAPLTLLTPMTANILLMSPKHDGLCPLKEKWFGTQYSIEDIPQDYRDLWAGDFPLNPDLHLPAENKFIATDFTLKTSGCPDSDFPVKIIDNERGCLWFRKDNKFKIPKAYARFQLLTPFIQESPKNLVLFDLFVNILAHNLAEPAYDADVAQLEYKLIPGDHGLFIRLKGFNHKLPLLLNLIVDHLADFSTTPEVFSMFIEQLKKTYYIILIKPDRLGKDVRLQILEHYRWSVMQKYEAIMADLSVADLMDFANHFKAELYIEGLIQGNLTSAESKEFLQYFIDKLQYKPPPAAPPVLFRVVELPQTHHLCKVQSLNRADANSEVTVYYQTGLKNLREHTLMELLVMHMEEPCFDFLRTKETLGYQVYPICRNTSGVLGFSVTVETQATKFSTDFVEGKIEAFLVSFGEKMINLSDEAFQTQVSALIKLKECEDMQLGDEVDRNWFEVVTQQYVFERINKEIEVLKEVTKEELVSFFMEHRHANSRKLSIHVVGFGEKEKETHGDDQSCSASETQDAETKTSSYGNVSKLIFLPASPVLAKATVITDIRTFTSSLSLHPYHKIPPVD, from the exons ATGGGCAGTGAGAAGTACCCGGACGAAAATGGCTTTGATGCTTTCCTGAAAAAACACGGAGGAAGTGACAACGCTTCCACGGACTGCGAGCGGACCATCTTCCAATTTGATGTTCAGAAGAAATACTTCAAAGAAGCACTGGATCG ATGGGCACAGTTTTTCATCTGCCCCCTGATGAGTCCTGATGCAGTTGACAGGGAGGTGGAAGCCGTAGACAGCG AGTACCAGATGGCCCAACCATTAGACTCTACCCGCAAAGAGATGCTGTTTGGAAGTCTAGCAAAAGCCAGTCATCCGATGAGCAAGTTCTTCTGGG GAAATGCTCAAACACTAAAAAACGAACCCAGAGAGAAGAATATCAACACTTATGAGCGTCTGAGAGAGTTCTGGAGGAGGTATTACTCTGCACATTACATGACGCTCGCTGTGCAGTCCAGAG AGACACTTGATACCCTGGAAGAATGGGTGCGAGAGATCTTTATTAATATCCCAAACAA tGGCCAGCCACGGGCGGATTTTTCAGACCTTCAGGATCCATTTGATACCCCAGATTTCAACAAGCTTTACCGAG TGGTGCCAGTGAGAAAGATTCATGCGCTCACCATCAGCTGGGCTCTTCCACCTCAGGGCAAACATTACAG AGTGAAACCGCTGCATTACATTTCCTGGCTGATTGGTCATGAAGGAGCTGGAAGTGTGCTGTCTTTACTCAGAAAGAA ATGCTGGGCTATGGGTCTGTTTGCAGGAAACAGTGAGACGGGTTTCGATCAGAACACCACCTACTCTATCTTCAGCGTTTCAATCACCCTGAGCGACGAGGGCTTCCAGAACTTCTTCCAG GTCATTCATACAGTCTTCCAGTATCTGAAGATGCTTCAGTCCATTGGACCTCAGCAGAG GATCTATGAGGAAATCCAAAAGATTGAAGCCAATGAGTTTCACTATCAGGAGCAG ACGGAAACAATTGAGTTTGTGGCGAACATTTGTGAGAACATGCAACTTTTCCCCAAAGAGGACTTCCTGTGTGGAGACCAGCTTATGATTGAATACAACCCAGAG GTCATCGCAGCTCCTTTGACACTCTTGACCCCAATGACAGCCAACATATTACTGATGTCACCCAAACATGATGGTCTCTGTCCGCTAAAGGAGAAGTGGTTTGGGACGCAGTACAGTATTGAAG ATATTCCACAAGATTACCGTGACCTATGGGCTGGAGATTTCCCGCTGAACCCTGACCTTCACCTCCCAGCTGAGAACAAGTTTATAG CCACGGATTTCACCCTCAAAACATCAGGCTGCCCTGACTCGGATTTCCCAGTCAAAATAATCGACAACGAGAGAGGCTGCCTTTGGTTCAGAAAGGACAACAAGTTTAAGATACCCAAAG CTTACGCACGCTTCCAGCTGCTCACTCCATTCATACAGGAGTCTCCTAAAAA TCTGGTCCTCTTTGATCTTTTCGTGAATATTCTGGCTCATAATCTGGCGGAGCCGGCATACGATGCTGATGTGGCTCAGCTGGAGTATAAGTTGATTCCTGGAGACCACGGCCTGTTCATCAGACTCAAAGGATTCAACCACAAACTGCCT TTGCTTCTGAACCTGATCGTAGACCATCTGGCTGACTTCAGCACCACTCCAGAAGTGTTTAGTATGTTCATTGAGCAGCTGAAGAAAACCTATTACATCATCCTTATTAAGCCAGATCGACTTGGAAA AGATGTTCGACTGCAGATCCTGGAGCACTATCGCTGGTCTGTGATGCAGAAGTATGAAGCCATTATGGCGGACCTCAGTGTGGCTGATCTCATGGACTTTGCAAATCACTTCAAGGCCGAGTTATACATAGAAGGACTCATACAAGGAAACTTAACAAGCGCC GAATCCAAGGAATTTCTGCAGTATTTTATAGA CAAACTCCAGTATAAACCTCCTCCAGCTGCACCTCCTGTCCTGTTTAGAGTGGTGGAGTTACCACAGACGCACCACTTATGTAAAGTCCAGTCCCTCAACAGAGCAGACGCTAACTCAGAAGTCACAGTATATTATCAG acaggACTGAAGAACTTGCGAGAACATACACTGATGGAGCTGCTTGTG ATGCACATGGAAGAACCTTGCTTTGATTTCCTGAGGACAAAGGAAACTCTAGG GTATCAGGTGTATCCCATCTGCAGAAACACCTCCGGTGTCCTTGGCTTTTCAGTGACTGTCGAGACTCAGGCGACCAAGTTCAG CACTGACTTTGTGGAAGGTAAAATTGAAGCTTTTCTAGTCAGCTTTGGGGAGAAGATGATTAACTTATCGGACGAGGCTTTTCAAACTCAAGTGAGCGCTCTGATCAAACTGAAGGAGTGTGAAGACATGCAACTCGGGGACGAAGTGGACAGGAACTGGTTTGAAGTGGTCACGCAGCAGTATGTTTTTGAGAGGATCAATAAAGAA ATTGAAGTCCTGAAAGAGGTCACCAAAGAGGAACTGGTATCTTTTTTCATGGAGCACAGGCACGCAAACAGTAGAAAACTAAGTATACAt GTGGTTGGATTcggagagaaagagaaggaaaCCCACGGAGATGATCAATCCTGTTCTGCCTCAGAGACTCAGGATGCAGAAACAAAGACTTCCTCATATGGGAACGTGTCGAAGCTGATCTTCCTCCCTGCTTCACCCGTCCTCGCCAAAGCCACCGTGATAACAGACATCCGCACATTCACGTCTTCCCTCAGTCTACACCCCTATCATAAAATTCCTCCAGTAGACTGA
- the rab3b gene encoding ras-related protein Rab-3B — MAKADQRFGQRDGSDQNFDYMFKLLIIGNSSVGKTSFLFRYADDSFSNSFVSTVGIDFKVKTVYRNDKRVKLQIWDTAGQERYRTITTAYYRGAMGFILMYDITNEESFNAVQDWATQIKTYSWDNAQVILVGNKCDMDEERVVPLEKGKHLADQLGFEYYEASAKENINVRQVFERLVDIICVKMSERVDTDPSIVTGAKTTRLTDKPPQLPQNCC, encoded by the exons ATGGCAAAAGCAGACCAGCGCTTTGGGCAGAGAGATGGATCTGATCAGAACTTTGACTACATGTTCAAACTCCTGATCATTGGCAACAGCAGTGTAGGAAAAACCAGCTTTTTATTCAGATATGCAGATGACTCCTTTAGCAACTCTTTTGTCAGCACAGTCGGCATCGACTTTAAGGTGAAGACAGTTTACAGGAATGACAAGAGAGTGAAGCTCCAGATATGG GATACAGCTGGACAGGAGCGGTATAGAACTATTACTACAGCTTACTATAGAGGAGCCATGGGCTTCATACTTATGTACGACATCACAAATGAAGAGTCCTTCAATGCAGTGCAGGACTG GGCAACACAGATTAAGACCTATTCGTGGGATAACGCTCAGGTGATATTAGTGGGGAACAAATGTGACATGGATGAGGAGAGGGTGGTGCCTTTGGAGAAGGGGAAACACTTGGCCGACCAGTTAG GATTTGAGTACTACGAAGCCAGCGCCAAGGAGAACATCAACGTCAGACAAGTATTTGAGCGCTTAGTCGACATAATCTGCGTGAAGATGTCTGAGAGAGTCGATACGGATCCATCCATAGTCACCGGTGCCAAAACCACCCGGCTAACCGATAAGCCGCCCCAGCTACCTCAGAATTGTTGCTGA
- the atpaf1 gene encoding ATP synthase mitochondrial F1 complex assembly factor 1: MWDGEKMAAAMVQMSCLYRGMLAVRATGIRPLIPGLVPSQFRAFSIKKEPELEENPYYSKYEEKIRKLRSSKPQEYKARLEKRSEMKTEPLGQSRQAEFVKYMEKELDKRGKAETGGFTKDKTLGSILNLEMVQGKSGSEIAELWMQYFSKKDTISAVIPGSTFDIIFGRSKSCPTFLYALPQKEGYEFFVGQWAGHELHFTSLINVQTMGENAPSHLILYHYTDLQKEKGIVLMTAEMDIKFVTVHQAQCLANQVQLFYGSQRLETFRLVEAFNHKPEEFKHMSVIAELEQSGVGPAVTTD, translated from the exons ATGTGGGACGGGGAAAAGATGGCGGCGGCCATGGTACAAATGTCATGTTTGTACCGTGGGATGTTGGCGGTCAGGGCCACTGGCATCCGACCGCTAATTCCAGGACTTGTGCCATCTCAGTTCAGGGCGTTTTCCATAAAGAAAGAACCGGAGTTGGAGGAAAATCCGTATTATAGTAAATATGAAGAGAAGATCAGGAAACTGCGCAG TTCAAAACCTCAAGAATATAAAGCCCGACTAGAGAAGCGCAGTGAGATGAAGACGGAGCCGCTCGGACAGTCCAGACAAGCAGAATTCGTGAAGTATATGGAGAAAGAG TTGGACAAACGCGGTAAAGCAGAAACAGGGGGCTTCACTAAAGATAAG acattAGGATCTATTCTTAACCTTGAGATGGTTCAGGGGAAATCCGGATCTGAAATTGCAGAG CTTTGGATGCAGTACTTCTCAAAGAAAGACACAATCAGTGCCGTTATACCA GGCTCAACATTTGATATTATTTTTGGCCGTTCCAAATCTTGCCCAACG TTTCTATATGCTCTACCCCAGAAGGAGGGATATGAGTTTTTTGTCGGCCAGTGGGCTGGTCATGAGCTGCACTTCACATCTTTAATCAATGTTCag ACTATGGGAGAAAATGCACCCAGCCATCTTATTTTATACCACTATACAGACCTGCAGAAGGAAAAAGGCATCGTGCTGATGACCGCTGAGATGGATATCAAATTTGTG ACCGTTCACCAGGCACAGTGCTTGGCCAATCAGGTGCAGCTGTTTTACGGATCGCAACGGCTTGAGACTTTCCGATTGGTCGAGGCCTTCAACCACAAACCAGAAGAGTTTAAACACATGTCTGTGATAGCAGAACTAGAACAGAGTGGTGTTGGACCAGCAGTCACAACAGACTAA